A portion of the Ferrimonas lipolytica genome contains these proteins:
- the hinT gene encoding purine nucleoside phosphoramidase produces the protein MAEETIFSKIIRGEIPADIVYQDELVTAFTDISPRTPTHVLIIPNIVIPTCNDITAEHEPTLGRMFTAAAKIAKAKGIDEDGYRLIVNCNKHGGQEVYHIHMHLVGGQPLGPMLAV, from the coding sequence GTGGCTGAAGAGACCATTTTTTCAAAGATTATCCGTGGCGAAATCCCAGCAGACATCGTTTACCAAGACGAACTAGTTACCGCATTTACCGATATTAGCCCCCGCACACCAACGCATGTGCTGATTATCCCAAACATTGTTATCCCTACGTGTAACGACATCACCGCAGAGCATGAGCCAACACTTGGGCGTATGTTTACCGCTGCGGCGAAGATCGCTAAAGCCAAAGGGATTGATGAAGACGGCTATCGCCTTATCGTTAACTGTAATAAACATGGCGGCCAAGAGGTTTACCATATCCATATGCATTTGGTCGGTGGTCAGCCACTAGGCCCAATGCTGGCGGTGTAA
- a CDS encoding PaaI family thioesterase has translation MALPNRGEIPLTGYAQRFVDQLAQCRTLGIRTVEASERHIILELPYQTRIIGYPDTGVIHGGVITTLADTACGAVVVCALRHATGNVELSPTLDLRVDYMMAAKPEQPVFCYAECHKLTSAIAFVRAIVYQDDINNPVAQAVGSFMRIGPELVTEQFRKDMEGG, from the coding sequence ATGGCATTACCCAATCGCGGTGAGATACCGCTAACAGGCTATGCGCAACGATTTGTTGATCAATTAGCGCAGTGTCGAACCTTAGGGATCCGCACCGTTGAAGCCAGTGAACGCCACATCATTTTGGAACTGCCGTATCAAACCCGGATTATTGGCTATCCCGATACTGGCGTAATTCATGGTGGCGTGATTACCACTTTAGCGGACACCGCCTGTGGTGCGGTGGTGGTCTGTGCTCTGCGCCATGCGACCGGTAATGTCGAACTCAGTCCAACCTTGGATCTTCGTGTCGATTACATGATGGCGGCCAAACCAGAGCAACCGGTGTTTTGTTACGCTGAGTGCCACAAGCTCACCAGTGCCATCGCCTTCGTTCGCGCCATTGTGTATCAGGACGATATTAACAATCCGGTGGCTCAAGCGGTGGGCTCATTTATGCGTATTGGCCCTGAGCTGGTGACGGAGCAGTTTCGCAAAGATATGGAAGGCGGCTAG
- a CDS encoding PaaI family thioesterase, translating into MDFKQKLQQAATSKDFDALLQLVPYAQFIGMECERYGDEMVFRLPAKEENIGNPMLPALHGGVMAGFMEMSAIIQLMVMMQTPRVPKIVDFSIDYLRAGLLRDTFCECIITRQGRRVANVNISIWQSSRKQPIATARAHFLLE; encoded by the coding sequence ATGGACTTTAAACAGAAGTTACAGCAGGCGGCGACCAGCAAAGATTTTGACGCATTGTTGCAATTGGTTCCCTATGCTCAGTTTATTGGCATGGAGTGTGAGCGCTATGGTGACGAAATGGTATTTCGTCTGCCGGCAAAGGAGGAGAACATCGGTAATCCGATGTTACCGGCATTGCATGGCGGCGTAATGGCAGGGTTTATGGAAATGTCGGCCATTATTCAATTGATGGTAATGATGCAAACCCCAAGGGTACCGAAGATTGTTGATTTTTCGATAGATTACCTTCGGGCTGGGTTACTGAGAGATACCTTTTGTGAGTGCATTATTACTCGACAAGGCCGGCGGGTAGCTAACGTTAATATCAGTATTTGGCAAAGTAGCCGTAAGCAACCGATAGCAACAGCACGGGCTCATTTTTTATTGGAATAG
- a CDS encoding DUF1425 domain-containing protein has protein sequence MRALILGLLLVIGGCSSQTAGIAVRSDTTEVRVDSYAVADDITLAEVKQRNVGGMLQGSALIISTTSTDRYWQYKFTFFDVEGFPIEVDSSNWVPLNLHGGEQRALQATANNAGAISFELVVRPATDE, from the coding sequence ATGAGAGCACTAATTTTAGGGTTATTGTTGGTCATTGGCGGCTGCAGTTCGCAAACCGCTGGGATCGCAGTTCGCTCCGACACTACAGAGGTGCGAGTCGACTCCTACGCGGTTGCCGATGACATTACCTTGGCAGAGGTAAAGCAACGTAATGTCGGCGGTATGCTGCAGGGCAGCGCGTTGATTATCTCGACCACCAGCACCGATCGCTACTGGCAGTACAAGTTTACCTTTTTCGATGTTGAGGGCTTTCCAATCGAAGTTGACAGCAGCAATTGGGTGCCACTAAACCTTCACGGTGGTGAACAACGAGCGCTACAGGCAACGGCGAATAATGCTGGGGCTATCAGTTTTGAGCTGGTTGTTCGTCCAGCAACAGATGAGTAA